tcattttgttacattattatgatttaacattttctggaaataaattttgtaatagtagtagtaataatgacttaattatatttaaagaataacttattattactattatcatgatcattattactattattaattgatattttagattctatataaaacataacaatagttaataataataacagcaacaacattttaataatattaattacaatagaaaaaattataataatataatggaCATATTTTGGATTGTAactataatacatatttataattctaacttttagatttaaatactaatatatatatatatatatatatatatatatatatatatatatatatatatatatatatatagtatatatatatatgtgtgtgtgtgtgtatatatatatatatatatatatatatatatatatatatatatatatatatacacacacacacacacacactcacacacatgtatatgtgtttgtattttttcagattttactatttaaaatataatttattatagaaaaagctttattattaatttattattatattactactACAGTATATTAACTATAAAAATtgatatatttagatttttggatTGCATATAGActggaaatattatttataatcattgtattattcataattaatattttgtaataacatttgggttatgaaacaaaaacaatgaatactAATATTAGtcgtaataatgataataaaacacttcattaattaaaacacacattatattattaatcatattaaaataataatgtattaattatattatcataataaatatattttggattatttatAGAAATCAACAATTGACAATAACACcattaatagtagtaataaatattattatttgcattccAAGTACTCGCTTTTGAAAATCGATcaagtgaaaacaaaataaaaagagatgCTGAAGGCAAAACAGGTGTCAGATGATCCTCTCACTCCTTTATAGCAGCGCCACCTGCTGCCCAAGCAGCGAagccaaataaaacacataaacatcACAGCCCTTTTAAATATTGCCATTTAATCATCTATACTTTTTGCAAAGCCTAAAACGCTTTGAATCACTCCACCCGACGTTTCCTCCACCCAAGCTCTTACAGTTCAGTGTTGGTCTTGTTCTTCACGGCTCTGTAAATGTGAATGTCCCTTTGAGAGTCGTAGTAGACCTCTTGCACGGAGAAGCTCCGGCGCAGCTCCACGAGGAACCGCTCGTCTCGCTCGTAACGAATCCGGCAGGACAACAGCACCGGCGCGTCCTCCGAGCTCAGGTGTTCCAGCGTCTGCAGGAGGGCGGGAAACGTCTCCTCCAGGTAAACAATGTCGGCCCCCACGATCAAATCAAAGCTGCCTGTGGGATACAGATGTAGATTCTCACCCCAGGTCAGTTCGGATACCTGTACCGCCCCCTGCTGGCCCGGAGGAACGTTTTCTCGCACATTGGCGGAGAGAAATTCAAGCGCAGGCTCTCGGTCTGTAATTGTCACATTGGCTCCTGCGAGAAAGGATTATTACTGACTAATGTAATCATGAATTAATTACAATGTTCACTTAAAGTACTCGTTCTTACCAAGCAGAGCGGCGACAATGCCCACCAAACCCGTGCCGGCTCCAAGCTCGATAACTCTCTTTCCTTTCAGATCCACCTTTCCCATCTCCAGGAACATGCAGAGCACCACCGCCTGGAAAAGGTGTATtgacaacaaaataatatttcgaTATTTTATGAGACTTTAGCTATAACGAAAATTAGACTATATTTTGTTGAGCGTGTTTATTGTGTTGCTATCTTTGTATATTCTGTGTACTGTTCAGTTCGGACAGATAGAAATCAaactttttcaacattttatgtgACTGAaactgatttttacatttttatgcatttttcctAAAAGTGTCCAGTAGACAAATGAATactgatgattattattaaataataaagatactctgaattttaaattaaactcgCCAGTAGGAGTCACTTAAGTAAGTGAGTCAATAAGTGAGTCATTGAGACCgaaccgaatcatttaaacggttaattcattcaggaatgaatcACTGCCGTGTTGTTCAGAGACGCAAAATAATGCCGTGgttgtgtttgaaatatttgtttgttgagCGAAACCAGGAAACATTGTGTCTAAAATGCAAGTGTCTTGTTTGTTGAGTTGTTCTAAAAATTCCTCAAGACTGAAATAAATGCGCACGCGCTAGTTCGGACGTTCGCGCGCGCTCTGTGGAGGTGCCGTGAATGGTTTTTGAAAAACACTCgatgatgtaaaaatatatcCCACGTATGATAGGATAACCATAcctgccttttttttaattcaaaagtaCCTCGAGAAATGGCAACCCTACATCCAACAATCCCAGTGGGATTCGAACCGACAACCTTCCTCTCATTTTTCCTAGATTTTCCTCCACTTACGAGCGGATGAAGAAAGCGAACCTACCGCGTCCCAGACCACAGCAGCGACCCCTAATCGCTTCCAGTCCTGGCTGAGTCTGATCCTGTGATTGGCCAGATCGAACTCGGCTGAAGTCTGGTGAAGTTTTGACAGCGCCGGAAGCAGATTCTCATCATAAGGCACCAAAGCCATCTCGAGCTGCTGAAATGCGCGAAAAGACCAAAACGTCTTGCTGTTATTTTCAGTACCTTAATCACgaaatgaatcagtgaatcgtAGCCGTCTCGTATGTTTTTGTCAAGCTGTGCGCGGGCATGTACGCACCCGTTTGTAAACCCGGATTCGATCTGCAACGTTTTCAGGTCATTTGCTCGGAAAACAAAGACGATTAGAAAACCTGCAGAAACGAGAGAGACTTCAGCGTGGTTCACTCG
This window of the Puntigrus tetrazona isolate hp1 chromosome 22, ASM1883169v1, whole genome shotgun sequence genome carries:
- the mettl21a gene encoding protein N-lysine methyltransferase METTL21A; the protein is MALVPYDENLLPALSKLHQTSAEFDLANHRIRLSQDWKRLGVAAVVWDAAVVLCMFLEMGKVDLKGKRVIELGAGTGLVGIVAALLGANVTITDREPALEFLSANVRENVPPGQQGAVQVSELTWGENLHLYPTGSFDLIVGADIVYLEETFPALLQTLEHLSSEDAPVLLSCRIRYERDERFLVELRRSFSVQEVYYDSQRDIHIYRAVKNKTNTEL